The Mustelus asterias chromosome 18, sMusAst1.hap1.1, whole genome shotgun sequence genome has a window encoding:
- the LOC144506764 gene encoding uncharacterized protein LOC144506764 — protein MENEPWSQLPADIKQIMLYFIEFGQQISETLGLRIQNFCAAQLIGILQSYLEYIEKSKDMSCCKDLEIITSCIRFSDLVKIIAHNNPEDVRECLAVLTEVETMKCDQLLEKLLCDVKICLRDNLKEFGLSSFENMDKAKLLITCYFTQCSKLNGTIRKVM, from the exons ATGGAAAATGAGCCATGGTCACAACTGCCAGCGGATATTAAACAG ATAATGTTGTACTTCATAGAGTTTGGTCAACAGATCAGTGAAACACTGGGACTACGCATTCAAAACTTCTGCGCTGCTCAGCTCATTGGCATCTTACAGAG TTACCTGGAATATATTGAGAAGTCCAAGGATATGTCTTGCTGCAAAGACTTGGAGATTATAACAAGTTGTATTCGCTTCAGCGATCTTGTGAAAATAATAGCGCACAACAATCCTGAAGATGTTAGAGAATGCTTGGCTGTACTTACGGAAGTAGAAACAATGAAATGTGACCAACTATTAGAAAAACTTCTTTGCGATGTCAAG ATTTGCTTGAGAGACAATCTGAAAGAATTTGGACTTTCCAGTTTTGAGAACATGGATAAAGCGAAGCTTTTAATCACATGTTATTTCACTCAATGTTCCAAGCTGAATGGAACCATCCGCAAGGTAATGTGA